One Anas platyrhynchos isolate ZD024472 breed Pekin duck chromosome 2, IASCAAS_PekinDuck_T2T, whole genome shotgun sequence DNA segment encodes these proteins:
- the FYCO1 gene encoding FYVE and coiled-coil domain-containing protein 1 isoform X2 translates to MAATGGENQLQRIIRDLQDAVTELSKEFKEGGEPITDDSVNLQKFSYKLEYLLQFDQKEKSTLLGNRKDYWDYFCDCLAKVKGANDGIRFVKSITELRTSLGKGRAFLRYSLVHQRLADTLQQCFMNTKVTSDWYYARSPFLNSKMSSDIVGQLYELTDVQFDLASRGYDLDAAWPAFARRTLSSLGSSAYLWKPPSRSSSMSSLVSNYLQAQEFPSSPDANNSINVEHLEGFEEMRVELDQAELRQRELQGRIHQLEMENQELQAAVSFHKEQVQLEKEKNNNYSEENSRLSKMITELQKQCEVSHSTQSTVHDLQKCLHSLELNAVEQQKEYSTKLEQLANSKEDCASKLQEMNRELEASRALVSMKELCIDELKAKLSFAEQKNLDLLAKVDAALEEKGQQATAQCDSALQMQALLEKLQQAEKEKADMQKLSDEHASQLKAAREELQLKEEAQRELESRYNRLAADSKEESERLLGSLETMAKEVDALQKALTLKGKEMAELQTQVMGSLAQVGSLEKNLEEERKEKEKLEEEYSKREGALKEETRSQAEQLELQESRLTKVSQSVCSLEEEKQKLLSEKEHLSQKVKELEEQMEQQNLAVTEMGEESRKLKAENADLQQSKEKMEGKLKNMEASKASLEAEVARLRASEKQLQSEIDDALVSVDEKEKKLRSQNQQLDEDLQNARRQSQILEERLEALHSDYKELKEREETTKESYALLEGELKSAKQHGLQMEKSLGTLKECQESLQSQLTEREVELQGMKNQCEQLRAEAERHRQKAETLEVEKLSAENTCLQQTKLIESLTSEKESVEKHQLQQAASREKEAKELASRLIISEEQLQVNRDEVSRLQAEVLDLRVKLQQTTDEREQVKSELAITETSLGEQKVLVQQLKEQTESLNRNHVQELMQSKEREEVLKKEQETVAHQKAELESNLLNLQEELFKVKQYLDVARMENEENKDLLHRTNTDMAELGIQICALTSEKVLAEEQLAEATKRLKELEEQAAAQQERLKHDISDLRQENKSLQEKLEEAQTHAAAVPSLQTQLETAKKQAQSFQETSQEELSTMKFQMSTEILSYQTKFKAASEECEKVREQLEEQKRQQHAAEEEIADLQAENTSLSRKLDEVREQLSESESARLQKEEEVTSLRELLERTQKEADEAREQALDYSEKLSKVAADKDSSDQKLFAELDDLTRTKQFLEERLIELIRDKDALWQKSDALEFQQKLSAEQRWQGDTEVNHCLDCQREFSWMVRRHHCRMCGRIFCYYCCNNYMVTKPGGKKERCCRACFSKPRVIVDNTDDSGSSVNQEGSPGSLESPLSPEERAFVASEASKPPDDAAFDIITDEELCQVQESDSLHSESQMERDSLDQSVTDLGRIDLQPGGTRPGREIVVRRSWRGCREAEVPGRCHWMRNGWDFLSTYVQDTHRGISAVLSTLFHQLSARHFLILKNSTCNSSTYDESEEWQVAQDAEISLLKSGEIMIKLPLTVEEILNFGEGNRELFIKSSTYSIIPITVTEMGLTISWVFSSDPKSISFSVVYQESEDTPLDQCKVLIPMTRCNSHKETIRGQVKVRNSGIYTLIFDNTFSRFISKRVFYHLTIERPVIYDGSDFP, encoded by the exons atgcTGTTACTGAATTAAGTAAAGAATTTAAAGAAGGAGGGGAGCCCATCACAGATGACAGTGTCAACTTGCAAAAATTCTCCTACAAGCTTGAGTATCTTCTACAG TttgatcagaaagaaaaaagcacattgCTGGGGAACAGAAAAGACTACTGGGATTATTTCTGCGACTGTCTGGCAAAAGTAAAAGGAGCTAATGATGGAATCCGTTTTGTCAAGTCTATTACAGAA CTACGAACATCTCTTGGGAAAGGAAGAGCATTTCTGCGTTACTCTCTGGTTCACCAAAGGCTAGCAGACACCTTGCAGCAATGTTTTATGAACACCAAGGTGACCAG tGACTGGTACTATGCAAGAAGTCCATTTCTGAATTCCAAAATGAGTTCTGACATTGTGGGTCAGCTGTATGAGCTCACTGATGTTCAGTTTGACTTGGCATCACGAGGCTACGATTTAGATGCTGCTTGGCCAGCATTTGCCAG GAGGACGTTGTCCTCGCTTGGGTCTTCAGCATATTTATGGAAGCCCCCAAGTCGCAGTTCCAGCATGAGCAGTTTAGTGAGCAATTACTTGCAG GCTCAAGAGTTTCCCTCCAGCCCTGATGCAAATAACTCAATAAATGTTGAACACCTTGAGGGCTTTGAAGAGATGCGTGTAGAACTTGACCAGGCTGAACTGAGGCAGAGGGAACTTCAGGGTCGTATTCACCAGTTGGAAATGGAAAACCAGGAGCTCCAGGCAGCTGTCAGTTTTCACAAAGAACAAGTacagctggaaaaggagaagaacaatAACTACAGCGAGGAGAACTCCCGGCTGTCAAAGATGATCACAGAGTTACAGAAGCAGTGTGAGGTCTCACACTCCACTCAGAGCACTGTTCATGACCTGCAGAAGTGCCTGCATTCACTGGAACTGAATGCCGTGGAGCAGCAGAAGGAATATTCGACAAAGCTGGAGCAGCTGgcaaacagcaaggaggactgTGCCTCAAAGCTGCAGGAGATGAATCGGGAGTTGGAGGCCTCTAGGGCTTTAGTTAGCATGAAGGAGCTTTGCATCGATGAGCTTAAAGCAAAGCTAAGTTTCGCAGAGCAGAAGAACCTCGACCTCCTTGCAAAAGTTGATGCTGCCTTGGAGGAGAAAGGACAGCAAGCCACAGCCCAGTGTGACTCTGCCCTACAGATGCAAGCATTGCTAGAGAAGCTTCAgcaggcagaaaaggaaaaggcagataTGCAAAAACTCAGTGATGAACATGCATCTCAGCTAAAAGCCGCAAGAGAAGAGTTACAGCTAAAAGAAGAGGCACAGAGGGAGCTGGAGTCCAGATACAATCGCCTCGCTGCTGACTCTAAAGAAGAGAGTGAAAGGCTGCTAGGGAGCCTGGAAACCATGGCGAAGGAAGTGGATGCACTTCAGAAGGCCCTGACCCTGAAAGGAAAGGAGATGGCTGAGCTGCAGACCCAGGTAATGGGGTCGCTGGCTCAGGTGGggtcactggaaaaaaatcttgaggaggaaaggaaggaaaaagagaaacttgAGGAGGAGTACAGTAAGAGGGAAGGAGCACTGAAGGAGGAAACCCGATCACAGGCAGAACAACTTGAACTACAGGAGAGTCGCTTAACAAAGGTGAGTCAGTCTGTGTGTAGCCTtgaggaggaaaagcaaaaactcTTGTCTGAGAAAGAGCATCTCAGCCAGAAAGtcaaggagctggaggagcagatGGAGCAGCAAAACTTGGCAGTGACCGAAATGGGTGAGGAGAGTAGGAAGCTGAAGGCCGAAAATGCAGATTTGCAGCAGTCCAAGGAGAAGATGGAAGGGAAGCTGAAAAATATGGAAGCCTCTAAAGCATCCCTGGAAGCTGAGGTGGCCAGGCTGAGAGCCTCTGAGAAACAGCTTCAGAGTGAGATTGATGATGCCCTAGTGTCAGtcgatgaaaaagaaaagaagctcCGGAGCCAGAACCAACAGCTGGATGAAGACTTGCAGAATGCCAGGAGACAAAGCCAAATTCTGGAGGAGAGATTAGAGGCTCTGCACTCAGATTATAAAGAACtcaaggaaagggaagagacCACCAAGGAGTCTTATGCCTTACTTGAAGGAGAGCTGAAGAGTGCCAAACAACACGgtttacaaatggaaaaaagcTTAGGCACCTTGAAGGAATGCCAAGAGTCACTCCAGTCACAGCTCACAGAGAGGGAAGTAGAACTGCAAGGCATGAAGAACCAGTGTGAGCAGCTAAGAGCAGAAGCTGAAAGACATAGACAGAAAGCAGAGACTCTTGAGGTAGAAAAGCTCAGCGCTGAAAATACATGCCTCCAACAGACAAAGCTTATTGAATCCCTCACCTCGGAAAAGGAGTCAGTGGAAAAACACCAACTACAGCAGGCAGCTTCTCGGGAGAAGGAGGCAAAAGAGCTGGCCTCCAGGCTGATCATAAGTGAAGAGCAGCTGCAGGTCAACCGAGATGAGGTGTCTAGGCTGCAAGCAGAAGTCCTTGACCTGCGAGTCAAGCTTCAACAGACCACTGATGAGAGAGAGCAGGTGAAAAGTGAGCTGGCGATCACCGAGACCAGCTTAGGGGAGCAGAAAGTGCTTGTCCAGCAGCTGAAAGAGCAAACTGAATCCCTCAACAGAAACCACGTGCAAGAATTGatgcaaagcaaagaaagagaagaagtaCTGAAAAAAGAGCAGGAGACAGTAGCCCATCAAAAAGCTGAGCTGGAGAGTAATTTGCTGAACCTGCAGGAAGAGCTCTTTAAGGTTAAGCAGTACTTGGACGTTGCTagaatggaaaatgaagaaaacaaagatctCCTCCACAGGACCAACACGGATATGGCTGAACTCGGTATTCAGATTTGTGCCTTGACCTCTGAAAAGGTGCTTGCAGAAGAGCAATTAGCTGAGGCCACAAAGAGGCTCAAAGAACTGGAagaacaggcagcagcacaacAGGAGAGGCTGAAGCATGACATCTCTGATCTCAGACAGGAGAACAAGAGCCTGCAAGAGAAACTAGAGGAGGCTCAGACACATGCCGCAGCTGTCCCAAGTCTGCAAACACAGCTGGAGACAGCAAAGAAACAAGCACAGAGTTTCCAGGAGACCAGCCAAGAAGAGCTGTCTACAATGAAATTTCAAATGAGCACAGAAATTCTAAGTTATCAGACAAAATTCAAG GCTGCCAGTGAAGAATGTGAGAAAGTAAGAGAGCAACTTGAGGAGCAGAAGCGACAACAGCATGCTGCAGAGGAAGAGATTGCAGATTTACAA GCTGAGAACACAAGTTTGTCTAGAAAACTGGATGAAGTAAGAGAGCAGCTGTCTGAATCAGAATCTGCCCGGCttcagaaggaagaagaggtgACATCTCTGAGAGAGCTCTTGGAAAG GACCCAAAAGGAAGCTGATGAAGCAAGAGAGCAGGCCCTGGACTACAGTGAGAAGCTCAGCAAGGTGGCAGCAGACAAAGACAGCAGTGACCAGAAATTGTTTGCTGAGCTGGACGACCTGACAAGAACAAAACAGTTCCTTGAAGAACGCTTAATAGAACTTATCAG AGATAAGGATGCTTTGTGGCAAAAATCAGATGCTCTCGAGTTCCAGCAGAAGCTTAGTGCAGAGCAAAGGTGGCAGGGGGACACAGAGGTTAACCATTGCCTGGACTGCCAGAGAGAATTCTCATGGATGGTGCGTCGACACCACTGCAG AATGTGTGGTCGCATTTTCTGCTACTATTGCTGCAACAACTACATGGTGACAAAACCTGGTGGGAAGAAGGAGCGTTGCTGCAGAGCTTGCTTTAGTAAGCCCAGAGTGATCGTGGACAATACAGATGACTCTGGATCCAGTGTCAACCAGGAAGGATCCCCAGGTTCATTGGAATCACCACTGTCGCCCGAAGAGAGGGCTTTTG TTGCAAGTGAAGCCTCTAAACCACCAGACGATGCAGCGTTTGATATAATCACGGATGAGGAGTTGTGCCAAGTACAAGAATCAGACTCACTCCACAGTGAAAGTCAGATGGAGAGAGACTCTCTGGATCAAAGCGTGACAGATCT AGGTAGAATTGACTTACAGCCTGGGGGTACAAGACCTGGGAGAGAAATAGTTGTGAGGAGGTCCTGGAGAGGGTGCAGAGAAGCAGAGGTGCCTGGGCGATGCCACTGGATGAG aaatggcTGGGACTTCCTAAGTACCTATGTGCAGGACACCCACCGCGGGATATCTGCAGTTCTGTCCACTCTATTTCATCAGCTGTCTGCACGACACTTTCTCATCCTCAA AAACAGCACGTGCAATTCTTCGACCTATGATGAATCAGAAGAGTGGCAAGTTGCTCAAGATGCTGAGATAAGCTTGTTGAAGTCAGGAGAAATCAT GATCAAGCTGCCCCTTACAGTGGAGGAGATCTTGAATTTTGGGGAAGGCAACAGGGAGCTGTTCATTAAATCCAGCACTTACAGTATCATTCCCATCACCGTTACAGAGATGGGGCTAACAATAAGCTGGGTATTTTCTTCAGACCCTAAAAGCATCTCCTTCAGCGTTGTCTACCAAGAATCAGAAGACACACCACTGGATCAGTGCAAA GTTCTTATTCCAATGACCCGCTGCAATTCTCATAAGGAAACTATCAGAGGACAGGTGAAAGTTCGAAACTCCGGAATCTACACACTGATATTTGACAACACATTCTCCAG ATTTATCTCAAAAAGAGTGTTTTATCACTTGACTATTGAGCGACCTGTCATCTATGATGGAAGTGATTTTCCATAG
- the FYCO1 gene encoding FYVE and coiled-coil domain-containing protein 1 isoform X5, with the protein MAATGGENQLQRIIRDLQDAVTELSKEFKEGGEPITDDSVNLQKFSYKLEYLLQFDQKEKSTLLGNRKDYWDYFCDCLAKVKGANDGIRFVKSITELRTSLGKGRAFLRYSLVHQRLADTLQQCFMNTKVTSDWYYARSPFLNSKMSSDIVGQLYELTDVQFDLASRGYDLDAAWPAFARRTLSSLGSSAYLWKPPSRSSSMSSLVSNYLQAQEFPSSPDANNSINVEHLEGFEEMRVELDQAELRQRELQGRIHQLEMENQELQAAVSFHKEQVQLEKEKNNNYSEENSRLSKMITELQKQCEVSHSTQSTVHDLQKCLHSLELNAVEQQKEYSTKLEQLANSKEDCASKLQEMNRELEASRALVSMKELCIDELKAKLSFAEQKNLDLLAKVDAALEEKGQQATAQCDSALQMQALLEKLQQAEKEKADMQKLSDEHASQLKAAREELQLKEEAQRELESRYNRLAADSKEESERLLGSLETMAKEVDALQKALTLKGKEMAELQTQVMGSLAQVGSLEKNLEEERKEKEKLEEEYSKREGALKEETRSQAEQLELQESRLTKVSQSVCSLEEEKQKLLSEKEHLSQKVKELEEQMEQQNLAVTEMGEESRKLKAENADLQQSKEKMEGKLKNMEASKASLEAEVARLRASEKQLQSEIDDALVSVDEKEKKLRSQNQQLDEDLQNARRQSQILEERLEALHSDYKELKEREETTKESYALLEGELKSAKQHGLQMEKSLGTLKECQESLQSQLTEREVELQGMKNQCEQLRAEAERHRQKAETLEVEKLSAENTCLQQTKLIESLTSEKESVEKHQLQQAASREKEAKELASRLIISEEQLQVNRDEVSRLQAEVLDLRVKLQQTTDEREQVKSELAITETSLGEQKVLVQQLKEQTESLNRNHVQELMQSKEREEVLKKEQETVAHQKAELESNLLNLQEELFKVKQYLDVARMENEENKDLLHRTNTDMAELGIQICALTSEKVLAEEQLAEATKRLKELEEQAAAQQERLKHDISDLRQENKSLQEKLEEAQTHAAAVPSLQTQLETAKKQAQSFQETSQEELSTMKFQMSTEILSYQTKFKAASEECEKVREQLEEQKRQQHAAEEEIADLQAENTSLSRKLDEVREQLSESESARLQKEEEVTSLRELLERTQKEADEAREQALDYSEKLSKVAADKDSSDQKLFAELDDLTRTKQFLEERLIELIRDKDALWQKSDALEFQQKLSAEQRWQGDTEVNHCLDCQREFSWMVRRHHCRMCGRIFCYYCCNNYMVTKPGGKKERCCRACFSKPRVIVDNTDDSGSSVNQEGSPGSLESPLSPEERAFVASEASKPPDDAAFDIITDEELCQVQESDSLHSESQMERDSLDQSVTDLRVIHSRCYSGVFSEQAHFLRNSTCNSSTYDESEEWQVAQDAEISLLKSGEIMIKLPLTVEEILNFGEGNRELFIKSSTYSIIPITVTEMGLTISWVFSSDPKSISFSVVYQESEDTPLDQCKVLIPMTRCNSHKETIRGQVKVRNSGIYTLIFDNTFSRFISKRVFYHLTIERPVIYDGSDFP; encoded by the exons atgcTGTTACTGAATTAAGTAAAGAATTTAAAGAAGGAGGGGAGCCCATCACAGATGACAGTGTCAACTTGCAAAAATTCTCCTACAAGCTTGAGTATCTTCTACAG TttgatcagaaagaaaaaagcacattgCTGGGGAACAGAAAAGACTACTGGGATTATTTCTGCGACTGTCTGGCAAAAGTAAAAGGAGCTAATGATGGAATCCGTTTTGTCAAGTCTATTACAGAA CTACGAACATCTCTTGGGAAAGGAAGAGCATTTCTGCGTTACTCTCTGGTTCACCAAAGGCTAGCAGACACCTTGCAGCAATGTTTTATGAACACCAAGGTGACCAG tGACTGGTACTATGCAAGAAGTCCATTTCTGAATTCCAAAATGAGTTCTGACATTGTGGGTCAGCTGTATGAGCTCACTGATGTTCAGTTTGACTTGGCATCACGAGGCTACGATTTAGATGCTGCTTGGCCAGCATTTGCCAG GAGGACGTTGTCCTCGCTTGGGTCTTCAGCATATTTATGGAAGCCCCCAAGTCGCAGTTCCAGCATGAGCAGTTTAGTGAGCAATTACTTGCAG GCTCAAGAGTTTCCCTCCAGCCCTGATGCAAATAACTCAATAAATGTTGAACACCTTGAGGGCTTTGAAGAGATGCGTGTAGAACTTGACCAGGCTGAACTGAGGCAGAGGGAACTTCAGGGTCGTATTCACCAGTTGGAAATGGAAAACCAGGAGCTCCAGGCAGCTGTCAGTTTTCACAAAGAACAAGTacagctggaaaaggagaagaacaatAACTACAGCGAGGAGAACTCCCGGCTGTCAAAGATGATCACAGAGTTACAGAAGCAGTGTGAGGTCTCACACTCCACTCAGAGCACTGTTCATGACCTGCAGAAGTGCCTGCATTCACTGGAACTGAATGCCGTGGAGCAGCAGAAGGAATATTCGACAAAGCTGGAGCAGCTGgcaaacagcaaggaggactgTGCCTCAAAGCTGCAGGAGATGAATCGGGAGTTGGAGGCCTCTAGGGCTTTAGTTAGCATGAAGGAGCTTTGCATCGATGAGCTTAAAGCAAAGCTAAGTTTCGCAGAGCAGAAGAACCTCGACCTCCTTGCAAAAGTTGATGCTGCCTTGGAGGAGAAAGGACAGCAAGCCACAGCCCAGTGTGACTCTGCCCTACAGATGCAAGCATTGCTAGAGAAGCTTCAgcaggcagaaaaggaaaaggcagataTGCAAAAACTCAGTGATGAACATGCATCTCAGCTAAAAGCCGCAAGAGAAGAGTTACAGCTAAAAGAAGAGGCACAGAGGGAGCTGGAGTCCAGATACAATCGCCTCGCTGCTGACTCTAAAGAAGAGAGTGAAAGGCTGCTAGGGAGCCTGGAAACCATGGCGAAGGAAGTGGATGCACTTCAGAAGGCCCTGACCCTGAAAGGAAAGGAGATGGCTGAGCTGCAGACCCAGGTAATGGGGTCGCTGGCTCAGGTGGggtcactggaaaaaaatcttgaggaggaaaggaaggaaaaagagaaacttgAGGAGGAGTACAGTAAGAGGGAAGGAGCACTGAAGGAGGAAACCCGATCACAGGCAGAACAACTTGAACTACAGGAGAGTCGCTTAACAAAGGTGAGTCAGTCTGTGTGTAGCCTtgaggaggaaaagcaaaaactcTTGTCTGAGAAAGAGCATCTCAGCCAGAAAGtcaaggagctggaggagcagatGGAGCAGCAAAACTTGGCAGTGACCGAAATGGGTGAGGAGAGTAGGAAGCTGAAGGCCGAAAATGCAGATTTGCAGCAGTCCAAGGAGAAGATGGAAGGGAAGCTGAAAAATATGGAAGCCTCTAAAGCATCCCTGGAAGCTGAGGTGGCCAGGCTGAGAGCCTCTGAGAAACAGCTTCAGAGTGAGATTGATGATGCCCTAGTGTCAGtcgatgaaaaagaaaagaagctcCGGAGCCAGAACCAACAGCTGGATGAAGACTTGCAGAATGCCAGGAGACAAAGCCAAATTCTGGAGGAGAGATTAGAGGCTCTGCACTCAGATTATAAAGAACtcaaggaaagggaagagacCACCAAGGAGTCTTATGCCTTACTTGAAGGAGAGCTGAAGAGTGCCAAACAACACGgtttacaaatggaaaaaagcTTAGGCACCTTGAAGGAATGCCAAGAGTCACTCCAGTCACAGCTCACAGAGAGGGAAGTAGAACTGCAAGGCATGAAGAACCAGTGTGAGCAGCTAAGAGCAGAAGCTGAAAGACATAGACAGAAAGCAGAGACTCTTGAGGTAGAAAAGCTCAGCGCTGAAAATACATGCCTCCAACAGACAAAGCTTATTGAATCCCTCACCTCGGAAAAGGAGTCAGTGGAAAAACACCAACTACAGCAGGCAGCTTCTCGGGAGAAGGAGGCAAAAGAGCTGGCCTCCAGGCTGATCATAAGTGAAGAGCAGCTGCAGGTCAACCGAGATGAGGTGTCTAGGCTGCAAGCAGAAGTCCTTGACCTGCGAGTCAAGCTTCAACAGACCACTGATGAGAGAGAGCAGGTGAAAAGTGAGCTGGCGATCACCGAGACCAGCTTAGGGGAGCAGAAAGTGCTTGTCCAGCAGCTGAAAGAGCAAACTGAATCCCTCAACAGAAACCACGTGCAAGAATTGatgcaaagcaaagaaagagaagaagtaCTGAAAAAAGAGCAGGAGACAGTAGCCCATCAAAAAGCTGAGCTGGAGAGTAATTTGCTGAACCTGCAGGAAGAGCTCTTTAAGGTTAAGCAGTACTTGGACGTTGCTagaatggaaaatgaagaaaacaaagatctCCTCCACAGGACCAACACGGATATGGCTGAACTCGGTATTCAGATTTGTGCCTTGACCTCTGAAAAGGTGCTTGCAGAAGAGCAATTAGCTGAGGCCACAAAGAGGCTCAAAGAACTGGAagaacaggcagcagcacaacAGGAGAGGCTGAAGCATGACATCTCTGATCTCAGACAGGAGAACAAGAGCCTGCAAGAGAAACTAGAGGAGGCTCAGACACATGCCGCAGCTGTCCCAAGTCTGCAAACACAGCTGGAGACAGCAAAGAAACAAGCACAGAGTTTCCAGGAGACCAGCCAAGAAGAGCTGTCTACAATGAAATTTCAAATGAGCACAGAAATTCTAAGTTATCAGACAAAATTCAAG GCTGCCAGTGAAGAATGTGAGAAAGTAAGAGAGCAACTTGAGGAGCAGAAGCGACAACAGCATGCTGCAGAGGAAGAGATTGCAGATTTACAA GCTGAGAACACAAGTTTGTCTAGAAAACTGGATGAAGTAAGAGAGCAGCTGTCTGAATCAGAATCTGCCCGGCttcagaaggaagaagaggtgACATCTCTGAGAGAGCTCTTGGAAAG GACCCAAAAGGAAGCTGATGAAGCAAGAGAGCAGGCCCTGGACTACAGTGAGAAGCTCAGCAAGGTGGCAGCAGACAAAGACAGCAGTGACCAGAAATTGTTTGCTGAGCTGGACGACCTGACAAGAACAAAACAGTTCCTTGAAGAACGCTTAATAGAACTTATCAG AGATAAGGATGCTTTGTGGCAAAAATCAGATGCTCTCGAGTTCCAGCAGAAGCTTAGTGCAGAGCAAAGGTGGCAGGGGGACACAGAGGTTAACCATTGCCTGGACTGCCAGAGAGAATTCTCATGGATGGTGCGTCGACACCACTGCAG AATGTGTGGTCGCATTTTCTGCTACTATTGCTGCAACAACTACATGGTGACAAAACCTGGTGGGAAGAAGGAGCGTTGCTGCAGAGCTTGCTTTAGTAAGCCCAGAGTGATCGTGGACAATACAGATGACTCTGGATCCAGTGTCAACCAGGAAGGATCCCCAGGTTCATTGGAATCACCACTGTCGCCCGAAGAGAGGGCTTTTG TTGCAAGTGAAGCCTCTAAACCACCAGACGATGCAGCGTTTGATATAATCACGGATGAGGAGTTGTGCCAAGTACAAGAATCAGACTCACTCCACAGTGAAAGTCAGATGGAGAGAGACTCTCTGGATCAAAGCGTGACAGATCT CCGTGTAATTCATAGTCGGTGCTACTCCGGTGTGTTCTCAGAGCAGGCACACTTTTTGAG AAACAGCACGTGCAATTCTTCGACCTATGATGAATCAGAAGAGTGGCAAGTTGCTCAAGATGCTGAGATAAGCTTGTTGAAGTCAGGAGAAATCAT GATCAAGCTGCCCCTTACAGTGGAGGAGATCTTGAATTTTGGGGAAGGCAACAGGGAGCTGTTCATTAAATCCAGCACTTACAGTATCATTCCCATCACCGTTACAGAGATGGGGCTAACAATAAGCTGGGTATTTTCTTCAGACCCTAAAAGCATCTCCTTCAGCGTTGTCTACCAAGAATCAGAAGACACACCACTGGATCAGTGCAAA GTTCTTATTCCAATGACCCGCTGCAATTCTCATAAGGAAACTATCAGAGGACAGGTGAAAGTTCGAAACTCCGGAATCTACACACTGATATTTGACAACACATTCTCCAG ATTTATCTCAAAAAGAGTGTTTTATCACTTGACTATTGAGCGACCTGTCATCTATGATGGAAGTGATTTTCCATAG